Proteins from a genomic interval of Capsicum annuum cultivar UCD-10X-F1 chromosome 4, UCD10Xv1.1, whole genome shotgun sequence:
- the LOC124897578 gene encoding uncharacterized protein LOC124897578, giving the protein MYLKHAMDSKDSDLNSSSMPSEGTEDEMKAAAQDIASYQVILSREGKIVEFQPTSRVAEYQWAANPLVKELYEKKIFVPGLIERGLKMITRPNDDVVLELLLSSNPQSSFAFVRLVTENSR; this is encoded by the exons ATGTATCTGAAGCATGCGATGGATTCCAAAGATTCAGATCTTAATTCCAGCTCCATGCCATCAGAAGGAACTGAAGATGAGATGAAAGCAGCTGCACAAGATATTGCCAGTTATCAG GTTATTTTATCTCGGGAGGGTAAAATTGTTGAATTCCAGCCTACAAGTCGCGTCGCTGAATATCAATGGGCAGCAAACCCTTTAGTGAAAGAGctctatgaaaaaaaaatttttgtTCCTG GCTTGATAGAACGAGGTCTCAAGATGATTACCCGCCCCAATGATGATGTTGTACTGGAATTATTGTTGTCATCAAATCCCCAAAGTTCATTTGCTTTTGTAAGACTAGTTACTGAAAATAGTAGATGA